TACTTCGAGCTGAAGAAAGAGAAGGCCAAGTAACTACAGCGATCCCCCTGCGGCCCGGAATGACTCGGGGCCGCAGACGTTTATCACGGTAGCGCCCGCCGTGTCGGTGTTACAATCACGGGCACGGCATTCACATCCTACCGTTGGCAATTCGGTGCCCAGATGATCTCACTTCGTCATCTTTTTCGTCGCCCGCCGCTCCCACACCGGGCCAAAACCGCCATCACCATTCACGTGGCCGATGTGGAGCCCGCACGTCGACGCATGCGACAAGAACCGTACTACGCTGCCGTGCGCCACCTGATCGGGCGGCGCGTCGAATCGGCCTCGAGGTACTACGGGAAATTGGTTCGTTTCGGTTCCCTGTTGTTCCGCCAAGGACCGGTGAACCCGCTCATTGCCGCGATGCACGCGGCCTATCAGCAGCACTACCCCGTAGTTATTTCACCCGATGTGATCTGGTTAACGATTACGCAGGGGCTCGCGCGACACGTCCGGCTGAATGCCGAGGAACTGCGCCACAAGTTCGTCTCCCATGTCGGCCAGGAAGAGCTGGTTGTGCGCCGGGACGATTTCATCAAGGGTTCACCAGAGAACCCGTGGCCGGAGGCGTTTGAAAAGTTCTCGGAACTGATCCGCGAACTCATTGGTCGCGACCGTCACGAGCTCTTTGTGGCGGACTTCTCGACCACTACCCCGACCAATCGCGCCGCAATGGAGGTCGTGCTGTTCGACGCGATGCAGCCGTACTGCCGCTACACGTTCCTCGGTCTGTGTGGTATTCCCTCCATCGTGCTTGAAGGAACCCCAGACGACTGGCACGCAATCACCGAGCGCGTGAAACGGTTCGGCGAGTTCGGTCTGACTCGTTGGGTGAACGAATTGGTACCGATCCTGGAAGCCATCGCGTCGTCCGCCCGCGGCAATGCGGACCCGGATTTTTGGGACGATATGTACATGTGGGGGAAATCGGGCTGCAATCCGCCGTATGTCAGGGGGTGGATCAAGCTGCTGTTCCCATATGTTAAAGCACCCGTAGACGGCATTGTGCGTCTGATCCCGTCACCGCTATTCCACGAAGATCCCCGTAGTTGGGCGCCGGCCCCAGACGGCTTCCCGACCGGGCACTCGGACGCGCCTTTCGAGTGGCTCTATCG
The Gemmata palustris DNA segment above includes these coding regions:
- a CDS encoding DUF4419 domain-containing protein, with the translated sequence MRQEPYYAAVRHLIGRRVESASRYYGKLVRFGSLLFRQGPVNPLIAAMHAAYQQHYPVVISPDVIWLTITQGLARHVRLNAEELRHKFVSHVGQEELVVRRDDFIKGSPENPWPEAFEKFSELIRELIGRDRHELFVADFSTTTPTNRAAMEVVLFDAMQPYCRYTFLGLCGIPSIVLEGTPDDWHAITERVKRFGEFGLTRWVNELVPILEAIASSARGNADPDFWDDMYMWGKSGCNPPYVRGWIKLLFPYVKAPVDGIVRLIPSPLFHEDPRSWAPAPDGFPTGHSDAPFEWLYRSEKFDMRFVGGLLGVAQDEDTLALRPEIGWAICDDAPPLLHS